The Vibrio tarriae genome includes a window with the following:
- a CDS encoding response regulator transcription factor produces the protein MKILVVEDDVQLGQQILSALEQTGWVPELAQDGIDALYRATAEEWDVIVLDLGLPKLDGLTVLKGIRDENINTPVVILSARDTLTQRVEGLNAGADDYLTKPFEMVELIARIRAQLRRASGNASPVMQVGDLSLDTRTSKVMWQGQAVSLTALEYKVIAYFMHNPEKVISRTELVEHIYKQDFDRDSNTIEVFIGRIRKKIAPDVIKTVRGLGYQLHAN, from the coding sequence GCGTTAGAGCAAACAGGTTGGGTTCCCGAACTGGCACAAGATGGCATCGATGCCTTATACCGTGCCACCGCGGAAGAGTGGGACGTCATCGTACTCGATCTCGGTCTACCGAAATTGGATGGTTTGACCGTACTTAAAGGCATTCGAGACGAGAACATCAACACTCCTGTGGTGATTTTGAGTGCACGCGATACCCTCACTCAACGGGTCGAAGGTTTGAATGCAGGAGCGGACGATTACCTCACCAAACCCTTTGAAATGGTTGAGTTGATTGCTCGTATTCGCGCCCAACTGCGCCGTGCATCCGGCAATGCCTCCCCGGTGATGCAAGTCGGTGACCTGAGTTTAGATACGCGCACTTCCAAAGTAATGTGGCAAGGGCAAGCGGTTAGCCTCACCGCCCTCGAATATAAAGTGATCGCCTATTTCATGCATAACCCTGAGAAAGTGATTTCACGCACTGAGCTTGTCGAACATATCTATAAGCAAGATTTTGACCGCGATTCCAACACCATTGAGGTGTTCATCGGGCGCATTCGTAAGAAAATTGCGCCGGATGTGATCAAAACCGTGCGCGGTCTTGGGTATCAGCTGCATGCCAATTAA